A portion of the Malania oleifera isolate guangnan ecotype guangnan chromosome 3, ASM2987363v1, whole genome shotgun sequence genome contains these proteins:
- the LOC131150865 gene encoding RING-H2 finger protein ATL2, producing MENEPHWGGAAQSGGKVPQDPYWGRAENGGYQPKNYALSGKIMLSAIVILFAVILLMAGLHIYARWYLLRARRRHLHLRRTRRRPTHLVFYVEPSNPDSAARGLDPTLLKSLPVFAYSPETHPDPIDCAVCLSEFDEGEAGRRLPKCNHSFHVECIDMWFHSHSTCPLCRTPVEPVTTPARTAKDPPEIAVSVVEPTGSSSEFCSTCRIEEVIEDPGRLSSSSAATATATTAASFGARRKPLGLVGVTIEVPRRNGSFGRSEDETPSPVSASAFKSPGSRILRRILSRDVRAILSPSSVPSCSGFGSELDLERGREETALTRARTPR from the coding sequence ATGGAGAACGAACCGCACTGGGGAGGAGCGGCGCAGAGTGGTGGCAAAGTCCCCCAAGATCCGTACTGGGGAAGAGCCGAAAACGGAGGATACCAGCCCAAGAACTACGCTCTCAGCGGCAAGATCATGCTCAGCGCCATCGTCATCCTCTTCGCCGTCATCCTCCTCATGGCTGGCCTCCACATCTACGCACGCTGGTACCTCCTCCGCGCCCGCCGCCGCCACCTCCATCTGCGCCGCACCCGCCGTCGCCCCACCCACCTCGTCTTCTACGTCGAGCCCTCCAACCCCGACTCCGCCGCCCGTGGCCTCGACCCCACCCTCCTCAAGTCCCTCCCCGTGTTTGCCTACTCCCCCGAGACCCACCCGGACCCCATTGACTGCGCTGTCTGCCTCTCCGAGTTCGACGAAGGCGAAGCCGGCCGCCGCCTCCCCAAATGCAACCACAGCTTCCACGTCGAATGCATCGACATGTGGTTCCACTCCCACTCCACCTGCCCCCTCTGCAGAACCCCCGTCGAGCCCGTTACCACTCCGGCTCGAACCGCCAAAGACCCGCCTGAGATCGCCGTGTCAGTGGTCGAACCAACTGGTTCGAGTTCCGAGTTTTGCTCGACTTGCCGGATCGAGGAAGTTATCGAGGATCCGGGCCGCTTATCTTCTTCGTCAGCGGCGACGGCCACGGCGACGACGGCGGCTTCGTTCGGGGCTCGAAGGAAGCCGCTAGGGCTGGTCGGCGTGACGATTGAGGTGCCCAGGAGGAACGGGAGCTTCGGGAGGTCAGAGGATGAAACGCCGTCGCCGGTGTCGGCGTCGGCCTTTAAGTCGCCGGGGAGTCGTATACTGAGGAGAATTCTGAGCAGGGACGTCAGAGCGATTCTTTCTCCGTCGTCGGTGCCGAGTTGCAGCGGATTTGGGAGCGAGTTGGACTTGGAGCGAGGGAGGGAGGAGACTGCGCTGACTCGGGCTCGGACACCAAGGTGA